The Collimonas fungivorans Ter331 genome has a segment encoding these proteins:
- the glyS gene encoding glycine--tRNA ligase subunit beta encodes MNQTLLIEIFTEELPPKALAKLGDAFASGIFNGLKSRDFLDDGAVATAFATPRRLAVAISNVRATSLDKTMREKVLPVSVALDAEGRATAPLVKKLAALAAQCRQAVITPAELERAPDGKAESFFYSYTAKGVALPAGLQVVLEDTVAKLPIPKVMSYQRQHGHAAGHTVRFVRPAHSLVALHGEQVLPLTLLGLDADRLTEGHRFLSPGRITLADADSYAVTLAEQGKVIASFSERKEKIRKDLLEGAKKSAADDQVLMPEALLDEVTALVEWPVVYACKFEDEFLSVPQECLILTMQTNQKYFALTDSAGKLRSRFLIVSNLQTSEPHYIIEGNERVVRPRLSDAKFFFEQDQKKKLAERVPLLANVVYHNKLGNQLQRTERVKTLAAAIASLLGSDAALAERAALLAKADLLTDMVGEFPELQGIMGNYYARHDGEADDVALAISEHYQPRFAGDALPTTDTSVAVALADKLETLVGIWGIGLQPTGDKDPFALRRHALGILRMLLEKRLPISLTQLLSNAAQQFAGNSNFKDPGSDVLPFLYDRLRGLLRERGYAPNEIEAVVAQQPERLDNIIERLDAVQAFAALPEAEALAAANKRITNILKKTEGVGSTVQQDLLRDSAEQSLFAAMNALKPEVDAAFAKGDFSTALKALARLRENVDGFFNDVMVMADDEQLRNNRLALLANLHVMLNQVADISKLAA; translated from the coding sequence TTGAACCAGACCCTGCTGATTGAAATTTTCACGGAAGAACTGCCGCCGAAAGCATTGGCGAAACTCGGCGATGCTTTTGCCAGCGGTATTTTCAACGGCTTGAAGTCACGCGATTTCCTGGACGACGGCGCCGTCGCCACTGCCTTCGCCACGCCGCGCCGGCTGGCGGTCGCCATCAGCAATGTGCGCGCCACCTCACTCGATAAAACCATGCGCGAAAAAGTGCTGCCGGTATCGGTGGCGCTGGATGCCGAAGGCCGCGCCACGGCGCCGCTGGTCAAGAAACTGGCGGCACTGGCCGCACAATGCCGCCAGGCGGTGATTACCCCGGCCGAACTGGAACGCGCACCTGACGGCAAGGCCGAAAGTTTTTTCTACAGCTATACCGCCAAAGGTGTGGCGCTGCCTGCCGGTTTGCAAGTGGTGCTGGAAGATACCGTGGCAAAATTGCCGATCCCGAAAGTGATGAGCTACCAGCGCCAGCACGGCCACGCGGCCGGCCATACCGTTCGTTTTGTGCGGCCGGCGCACAGCCTGGTGGCGCTGCACGGCGAACAGGTACTGCCTTTGACCCTGCTCGGCCTGGATGCGGACCGCCTGACCGAAGGCCATCGTTTCCTGTCGCCAGGCCGCATCACCCTGGCCGACGCCGACAGCTACGCAGTAACGCTGGCCGAACAAGGCAAAGTCATCGCCAGCTTCAGCGAACGCAAGGAAAAAATCCGCAAGGACCTGTTGGAAGGGGCAAAAAAGTCTGCGGCCGACGACCAGGTGCTGATGCCGGAAGCGCTGCTGGACGAAGTTACGGCGCTGGTTGAATGGCCGGTGGTGTATGCCTGCAAATTCGAAGACGAATTCCTCAGCGTCCCGCAGGAATGCCTGATCCTGACGATGCAGACCAACCAGAAGTATTTTGCCCTGACAGATAGCGCCGGCAAGCTGCGCTCGCGTTTCCTGATTGTCTCCAACCTGCAGACCAGTGAACCGCACTACATTATCGAAGGCAATGAGCGCGTGGTGCGCCCGCGCCTGTCCGACGCCAAGTTCTTCTTCGAGCAGGACCAGAAAAAGAAACTGGCCGAACGCGTACCTCTGCTGGCCAATGTGGTCTATCACAACAAGCTCGGCAACCAGCTGCAGCGCACAGAACGGGTCAAGACCCTAGCCGCGGCGATTGCGTCGCTGCTCGGCAGCGATGCCGCACTGGCCGAACGCGCGGCGCTGCTGGCCAAGGCCGACCTGCTGACTGACATGGTCGGCGAGTTCCCTGAACTGCAAGGCATCATGGGCAATTATTACGCACGCCACGACGGCGAAGCGGACGACGTCGCCCTGGCCATTTCGGAACACTACCAGCCGCGCTTTGCCGGCGACGCCCTGCCCACTACCGACACCAGCGTTGCAGTGGCGCTGGCGGACAAGCTGGAAACCCTGGTCGGGATCTGGGGCATCGGCTTGCAGCCGACCGGCGACAAGGATCCGTTCGCCCTGCGCCGTCATGCGCTGGGCATCCTGCGCATGCTGCTGGAAAAACGCCTGCCGATATCGCTCACGCAGTTGCTAAGCAATGCCGCCCAGCAGTTCGCCGGCAACAGCAACTTCAAGGATCCAGGCAGCGACGTACTGCCGTTCCTGTACGACCGCCTGCGCGGCCTGCTGCGCGAACGCGGTTATGCGCCGAACGAAATTGAAGCGGTAGTGGCGCAGCAGCCAGAGCGGCTCGACAACATCATCGAACGCCTGGATGCGGTGCAAGCGTTTGCCGCCTTGCCAGAGGCGGAAGCGCTGGCCGCGGCCAACAAGCGCATCACCAACATCCTGAAAAAGACCGAAGGCGTCGGCAGCACGGTGCAGCAAGACCTGCTGCGCGACAGCGCCGAACAATCGCTGTTCGCGGCGATGAATGCGCTCAAGCCGGAGGTCGATGCCGCCTTTGCCAAGGGCGATTTCAGCACCGCCTTGAAAGCACTGGCGCGGCTGCGGGAAAACGTCGACGGTTTCTTCAACGATGTGATGGTGATGGCCGACGACGAGCAATTGCGCAACAACCGCCTGGCGTTGCTGGCGAACCTGCATGTAATGCTGAACCAGGTCGCCGACATTTCCAAACTGGCTGCTTAA
- the gmhB gene encoding D-glycero-beta-D-manno-heptose 1,7-bisphosphate 7-phosphatase, producing MKLIILDRDGVINHDSDAFIKSPDEWIPIKGSLEAIARLNQAGYRVVVATNQSGIARGLFDMPTLMAIHQKMHEAAQLVGAEIDAIFFCPHAADDNCDCRKPKAGMFHDIGKRFEISLRGGVATVGDSLRDLQAGFVAGCAPYLVLTGKGEKTRDKGGLPPGTLIFPDLAAVVEFLLKKPVELAV from the coding sequence ATGAAATTAATCATCCTCGACCGCGACGGCGTCATCAACCACGACTCGGATGCCTTCATCAAATCACCGGATGAATGGATCCCGATCAAAGGTTCGCTGGAAGCCATAGCCCGCCTGAACCAGGCAGGCTATCGGGTGGTGGTGGCGACCAACCAGTCGGGCATCGCGCGCGGCTTGTTCGACATGCCGACCCTGATGGCCATCCATCAGAAAATGCATGAAGCAGCGCAGCTGGTCGGCGCCGAAATCGACGCCATCTTTTTTTGCCCGCATGCCGCCGACGACAACTGCGATTGCCGCAAGCCCAAGGCTGGCATGTTCCACGACATCGGCAAGCGCTTCGAGATCAGCCTGCGCGGCGGCGTGGCGACGGTAGGCGATTCGCTGCGCGACCTGCAGGCAGGTTTTGTCGCCGGCTGCGCACCTTACCTGGTGCTCACCGGCAAAGGCGAAAAGACCCGCGACAAAGGCGGCCTGCCGCCCGGCACTCTGATTTTTCCTGACCTGGCGGCGGTGGTTGAATTCCTGCTGAAGAAACCGGTGGAGCTGGCGGTTTGA
- a CDS encoding lysophospholipid acyltransferase family protein, whose amino-acid sequence MSRFFLFLRSLLFFLLMTILTVVWSMACLLFAPFPYARRYYLTARWNVIVVWMAKVICGIRYEVKGFENFPDAPAVVLSKHQSAWETIFLLQMTPRPLVFVFKKSLTYIPFFGWGIALLRMIPIDRSKGRDAFAQVVVQGRKRLADGQWIIMFPEGTRIPVGQTGKYKNGGTRLAVETNTVVVPIAHNAGECWPKNSFIKKPGLITVSIGKPISPEGLDSSELMAKVENWIESEMRVISPHVYSKQQ is encoded by the coding sequence ATGTCGCGTTTTTTCCTGTTTTTACGTTCCCTACTGTTTTTCCTGCTGATGACGATCCTGACAGTGGTCTGGTCGATGGCTTGCCTCTTATTCGCTCCCTTTCCTTACGCCCGGCGCTATTACCTGACGGCGCGCTGGAATGTCATCGTGGTCTGGATGGCCAAAGTGATCTGCGGGATCCGTTACGAGGTCAAGGGTTTTGAAAACTTCCCCGACGCCCCTGCCGTGGTGCTGAGCAAACATCAGTCGGCATGGGAAACGATTTTCCTGCTGCAGATGACGCCGCGCCCGCTGGTGTTCGTGTTCAAGAAATCGCTGACCTATATCCCGTTTTTCGGCTGGGGCATCGCCTTGCTGCGCATGATTCCAATCGACCGCAGCAAGGGCCGCGACGCCTTCGCCCAAGTGGTGGTGCAAGGACGCAAGCGGCTGGCCGACGGCCAATGGATCATCATGTTCCCGGAAGGCACGCGGATTCCGGTTGGCCAGACCGGCAAATACAAGAACGGCGGCACGCGCCTGGCGGTGGAAACCAACACCGTGGTGGTGCCGATCGCGCACAACGCCGGCGAGTGCTGGCCAAAGAATTCCTTCATCAAGAAACCGGGCCTGATCACGGTCTCGATCGGCAAGCCGATTTCACCGGAAGGCCTGGATAGCAGCGAGCTGATGGCGAAAGTCGAAAATTGGATAGAATCTGAAATGCGCGTGATTTCACCGCATGTTTATTCCAAGCAGCAATAA
- a CDS encoding M48 family metallopeptidase yields MKLLHQKPAKPRLGPHGRPQGKAQQQQALQLDLFADGFASDAIASTPPVEAPPANSQPGLQPRLQPKPQALAPDEPTALAPGKRRLRFGEHVLDYTLLRSKRRSIGFLISDDGLRVTAPKWVTLGDIEIAIREKKRWIFTKLSEYRDRSTRRMQPQMQWRDGETLPYMGRSITLRIHATQKAGIHFDDTSDQLIVCLPADAGEQQLKDRVLGWLQLEAKRVFAERLPIYAQKLGVTYQSFALSSATTQWGSCTSEGKIRLNWRLMHFALPLIDYVIAHELSHLREMNHSPRFWATVQSIFPEFETARKTLRDSAQETLPVF; encoded by the coding sequence TTGAAATTATTGCATCAAAAGCCAGCAAAGCCGCGCCTGGGACCGCATGGTCGGCCCCAGGGCAAGGCACAGCAGCAGCAAGCGCTGCAACTGGACTTGTTTGCCGACGGGTTTGCCAGCGACGCGATCGCCAGCACGCCGCCTGTGGAGGCGCCGCCTGCCAATTCACAGCCGGGGTTGCAGCCACGCTTGCAGCCAAAACCGCAAGCCCTCGCACCTGACGAACCGACGGCCCTGGCGCCCGGCAAGCGCCGCCTGCGCTTCGGCGAACATGTGCTCGACTACACCCTGCTGCGTTCCAAACGGCGTTCCATCGGCTTCCTGATCAGCGATGACGGCCTGCGCGTCACTGCTCCCAAGTGGGTGACCCTGGGCGATATCGAAATCGCCATACGCGAAAAGAAACGTTGGATTTTTACCAAGCTGAGCGAATACCGCGACCGCTCGACGCGCCGCATGCAGCCGCAAATGCAATGGCGCGACGGTGAGACCCTGCCGTATATGGGACGCAGCATCACCCTGCGTATCCATGCCACCCAGAAGGCCGGCATCCACTTCGACGACACCAGCGACCAGCTGATCGTCTGCCTGCCGGCCGACGCCGGCGAGCAGCAGCTCAAGGACCGCGTGCTGGGCTGGCTGCAGCTGGAAGCCAAGCGCGTATTTGCCGAACGGCTGCCGATCTATGCCCAGAAACTCGGCGTCACCTACCAGTCGTTCGCGCTGTCGTCGGCGACTACCCAGTGGGGATCCTGCACTTCGGAAGGCAAGATCCGGCTGAACTGGCGGCTGATGCATTTTGCGCTGCCGCTGATCGACTATGTGATTGCACATGAGCTGTCGCATCTGCGCGAGATGAACCATAGCCCGCGTTTCTGGGCCACCGTGCAATCGATTTTCCCTGAATTCGAAACCG